A window of the Halobacterium hubeiense genome harbors these coding sequences:
- a CDS encoding DUF2298 domain-containing protein — MSDVAVVLRWLLLYGAFLVAALPIARLLFPSAPDDGAGFAIPIATVVVTMVAFYVGQFRFGPWTALVAVAALVALGAVGHRLAQRRGLADYDWNRVAGAFAVFAVGFGFVLALRSMNPVMSGWGGEKFLHTGLLNAVLRAEALPPEDMWYAGKPVRYYYGLPVFNAVAAFLTDTSVEYVHNVALAGYFGTLVVGAYSLCGWITRDRGYSRRLGGALGVFFVAFAGNAVTAVRFALGQLPRDLAVKWGRAAFNLNRSDYPQILFEQSSLSSWGWWDTRYVVEGTLQEFPLYSFVKADMHGHTVTTGFLVLSAALAYAYVQAPATARKRRAGLLFGGLGAVAGYFGVTNTWSLPSAVGMAWLAVVYAGPHPATLVPGSVGERLKAVAPDRDESRRSLVLAEAWRTVLAAVVAVGVGVVGYALASPFLLASVPPNDGIGLFPPRTTAAGVLLIYGALLALFATYLFTRFRAVEDGEATDVLEALVVTALVVAAGALVGDLGAIVVLLPVVAGAWLAMRFRESAGFEAMLVVGGVGLVLAMELVHAKVHPFELARWNTTLKVAIQGWVFCGLAAGPVAAILVGDVRAAAPSLDEVRQSGAATATTAVSVVLAVVLVSSALFAPLVVATDVVGPYQDGEEPSLNGYADHRDAHPQEVAAMEWFEDEVSATQSVLWMERETGTPTFVEKPGLSRGWQNPVSTLTGLPTVAGWFHETGYRGDDPYYQRVDDVGILYETTDARSRAVLLDKYDVQYVWVGPLEREEYDLASLGDDPGIEAVYRNDAVTVYEVHHDELTDRTE; from the coding sequence ATGTCAGACGTCGCCGTCGTCCTCCGCTGGCTGCTGCTGTACGGCGCGTTCCTCGTCGCCGCGCTCCCGATAGCGCGGCTGTTGTTCCCCTCGGCGCCCGACGACGGCGCGGGGTTTGCGATTCCGATTGCCACCGTGGTGGTGACGATGGTCGCGTTCTACGTCGGGCAGTTCAGGTTCGGGCCGTGGACGGCGCTGGTGGCGGTCGCGGCGCTGGTCGCGCTCGGCGCGGTGGGCCACCGGCTCGCGCAGCGCCGCGGGCTCGCGGACTACGACTGGAACCGGGTCGCGGGCGCGTTCGCGGTGTTCGCGGTCGGGTTCGGGTTCGTGCTCGCGCTGCGGTCGATGAACCCCGTGATGAGCGGGTGGGGCGGCGAGAAGTTCCTCCACACGGGGCTGTTGAACGCCGTGCTGCGCGCGGAGGCGCTGCCGCCCGAGGACATGTGGTACGCGGGGAAGCCGGTGCGCTACTACTACGGGCTCCCCGTGTTCAACGCGGTCGCGGCGTTCCTCACGGACACGAGCGTCGAGTACGTCCACAACGTCGCGCTCGCGGGCTACTTCGGGACGCTCGTCGTGGGCGCGTACTCGCTGTGCGGGTGGATTACCCGGGACCGCGGCTACTCGCGGCGGCTCGGCGGCGCGCTCGGCGTATTCTTCGTCGCGTTCGCCGGGAACGCCGTCACCGCCGTGCGGTTCGCACTCGGCCAACTCCCCCGCGACCTCGCCGTGAAGTGGGGGCGGGCGGCGTTCAATCTGAACCGCTCGGACTACCCCCAGATTCTGTTCGAGCAGTCGTCGCTGTCCTCGTGGGGCTGGTGGGACACCCGCTACGTCGTCGAGGGCACGCTCCAGGAGTTCCCGCTGTACTCGTTCGTGAAGGCCGACATGCACGGCCACACCGTGACGACCGGCTTCCTCGTGCTGTCCGCGGCGCTGGCGTACGCGTACGTGCAGGCGCCGGCGACAGCGCGGAAGCGCCGCGCCGGCCTGCTGTTCGGCGGGCTCGGCGCGGTCGCGGGCTACTTCGGCGTGACGAACACGTGGTCGCTACCGAGCGCCGTTGGGATGGCGTGGCTGGCGGTCGTCTACGCCGGCCCGCACCCCGCGACGCTCGTCCCGGGCAGCGTCGGGGAACGGCTCAAGGCTGTCGCGCCCGACCGCGACGAGTCGCGACGCTCGCTGGTGCTCGCGGAGGCGTGGCGGACCGTGCTCGCGGCGGTCGTCGCGGTTGGCGTCGGCGTCGTCGGGTACGCGCTCGCGTCGCCGTTCTTGCTCGCGAGCGTGCCGCCGAACGACGGCATCGGGTTGTTCCCGCCGCGCACGACGGCCGCCGGCGTGTTGCTCATCTACGGCGCGCTGCTCGCGCTGTTCGCGACGTACCTGTTCACGCGGTTCAGGGCCGTCGAGGACGGCGAGGCGACGGACGTGCTGGAAGCGCTCGTGGTCACTGCGCTCGTGGTCGCGGCCGGCGCGCTCGTCGGGGACCTCGGCGCCATCGTCGTGCTCCTGCCGGTCGTCGCGGGCGCGTGGCTCGCGATGCGGTTCCGGGAGTCGGCGGGCTTCGAGGCGATGCTGGTCGTGGGCGGCGTCGGCCTCGTGCTCGCGATGGAACTCGTCCACGCCAAGGTCCACCCCTTCGAGCTCGCGCGCTGGAACACGACGCTGAAAGTCGCCATCCAGGGGTGGGTGTTCTGCGGGCTCGCCGCCGGCCCCGTCGCCGCGATTCTCGTGGGTGACGTTCGGGCCGCCGCACCCTCCTTGGACGAGGTTCGACAGTCCGGCGCGGCGACCGCCACGACCGCCGTCTCGGTCGTGCTCGCGGTCGTGCTCGTCTCGTCGGCGCTGTTCGCGCCGCTGGTCGTCGCGACGGACGTCGTTGGCCCGTATCAAGACGGCGAGGAGCCGTCGCTGAACGGCTACGCCGACCACCGCGACGCACACCCGCAGGAGGTCGCCGCGATGGAGTGGTTCGAGGACGAGGTGAGCGCCACGCAGTCGGTGCTGTGGATGGAACGCGAGACCGGGACGCCGACGTTCGTCGAGAAGCCCGGGTTGAGTCGCGGCTGGCAGAACCCCGTCTCCACGCTCACCGGCCTCCCGACGGTGGCGGGCTGGTTCCACGAGACCGGCTACCGCGGCGACGACCCCTACTACCAGCGCGTCGACGACGTCGGCATCCTCTACGAGACGACGGACGCGCGCTCGCGGGCCGTCCTCCTCGACAAGTACGACGTCCAGTACGTCTGGGTCGGGCCGCTCGAACGCGAAGAGTACGACCTCGCCTCGCTGGGCGACGACCCCGGCATCGAGGCGGTCTACCGGAACGACGCGGTCACCGTCTACGAGGTCCACCACGACGAACTCACCGACCGGACCGAATAG
- the dnaK gene encoding molecular chaperone DnaK: MASEKILGIDLGTTNSAFAVMEGGDPEIIVNSEGDRTTPSVVAFDDGERLIGKPAKNQAVQNSDQTVASIKRHMGEDYTVELDGEEYTPEQISAMILQKIKHDAEEYLGHDVEKAVITVPAYFNDKQRQATKDAGEIAGFEVERIVNEPTAASMAYGLDEDQDQTVLVYDLGGGTFDVSILDLGAGVYEVVATNGDNDLGGDDWDQAIIDYLADEFENEHGIDLRDDEQALQRLKDAAEEAKIELSSRKETTVNLPFVTATDSGPVHLEQDITRAKFESLTEDLIERTVGPTEQALEDAGLSKSDIDEVILVGGSTRMPQVQEKVEDLVGQEPKKNVNPDEAVALGAAVQGGVLSGEVDDIVLVDVTPLSLGIEVKGGLFERLIEKNTAIPTEASKVFTTAADNQTSVQIRVFQGEREIAEENELLGDFHLTGIPPAPAGTPEIEVTFEIDADGIVNVEAEDKGSGNAESITIEGGVGLSDEEIEEMQEEAEQHAEEDEQRRERIEARNEAETAIQRANSLLEENEELVDEDLEADVNDEIENVQNLLDEDDVDPDDLEEATESLSKTLQEIGKQAYQQEAQAGAGGAGAAGAGMGGMGGAGPGAGADVDDEEFVDADFEDVEEDSEE; encoded by the coding sequence ATGGCAAGTGAGAAGATTTTGGGCATCGACCTCGGCACCACGAACAGCGCGTTCGCGGTGATGGAAGGTGGAGACCCCGAAATCATCGTCAACAGCGAGGGCGACCGCACGACGCCGTCGGTGGTCGCGTTCGACGACGGCGAGCGCCTCATCGGCAAACCCGCGAAGAATCAGGCCGTCCAGAACTCCGACCAGACGGTCGCGTCCATCAAGCGCCACATGGGCGAGGACTACACGGTCGAACTCGACGGCGAGGAGTATACGCCGGAGCAGATCTCGGCGATGATTCTCCAGAAGATCAAGCACGACGCCGAGGAGTACCTCGGCCACGACGTCGAGAAGGCGGTCATCACGGTCCCCGCGTACTTCAACGACAAGCAGCGCCAGGCCACGAAGGACGCCGGCGAAATCGCGGGCTTCGAGGTCGAACGCATCGTCAACGAGCCGACCGCCGCGTCGATGGCGTACGGCCTCGACGAGGACCAGGACCAGACCGTCCTCGTCTACGACCTCGGCGGCGGCACCTTCGACGTCTCCATTCTGGACCTCGGCGCGGGCGTCTACGAGGTCGTCGCGACCAACGGGGACAACGACCTCGGCGGCGACGACTGGGACCAGGCCATCATCGACTACCTCGCCGACGAGTTCGAGAACGAGCACGGCATCGACCTGCGCGACGACGAGCAGGCCCTCCAGCGGCTCAAGGACGCCGCCGAGGAAGCCAAAATCGAACTCTCCAGCCGGAAGGAGACGACCGTCAACCTCCCGTTCGTCACCGCGACCGACTCCGGTCCGGTCCACCTCGAACAGGACATCACGCGCGCCAAGTTCGAGAGCCTCACCGAGGACCTCATCGAGCGCACGGTCGGCCCGACGGAGCAGGCGCTCGAAGACGCCGGCCTCTCGAAGAGCGACATCGACGAAGTGATCCTGGTCGGCGGCTCCACGCGGATGCCCCAGGTCCAGGAGAAAGTCGAGGACCTCGTCGGCCAGGAGCCCAAGAAGAACGTCAACCCCGACGAAGCCGTCGCGCTCGGCGCGGCCGTCCAGGGCGGCGTGCTCTCCGGCGAAGTCGACGACATCGTGCTCGTGGACGTCACACCCCTCTCGCTCGGCATCGAGGTGAAGGGCGGGCTGTTCGAGCGGCTCATCGAGAAGAACACCGCCATCCCGACGGAGGCGTCGAAGGTGTTCACGACCGCCGCGGACAACCAGACGAGCGTCCAGATTCGCGTCTTCCAGGGCGAGCGCGAAATCGCCGAGGAGAACGAACTGCTCGGTGACTTCCACCTCACGGGCATCCCGCCGGCGCCCGCGGGCACCCCCGAAATCGAGGTCACGTTCGAGATCGACGCCGACGGCATCGTGAACGTCGAAGCCGAGGACAAGGGCTCGGGCAACGCCGAGTCCATCACCATCGAGGGCGGCGTCGGCCTCAGCGACGAGGAGATCGAGGAGATGCAGGAGGAAGCCGAACAGCACGCCGAGGAGGACGAGCAGCGCCGCGAGCGCATCGAGGCCCGCAACGAGGCCGAGACCGCGATTCAGCGCGCGAACAGCCTCCTCGAAGAGAACGAGGAGCTCGTCGACGAGGACCTCGAAGCCGACGTGAACGACGAAATCGAGAACGTGCAGAACCTCCTCGACGAGGACGACGTGGACCCCGACGACCTCGAAGAGGCCACGGAGTCCCTCAGCAAGACCCTGCAGGAAATCGGCAAGCAGGCCTACCAGCAGGAAGCCCAGGCTGGCGCGGGCGGCGCTGGCGCGGCCGGTGCCGGCATGGGCGGCATGGGCGGCGCCGGCCCCGGCGCGGGCGCCGACGTCGACGACGAGGAGTTCGTGGACGCCGACTTCGAAGACGTCGAAGAAGACAGCGAGGAGTAA
- the grpE gene encoding nucleotide exchange factor GrpE, with protein MSNDAEQAADADADAEDASGESLAERVREHDEDLGDEVADLEARVAELEDDLSEAEDEVEDLTERLQAKQADFQNYKQRAKQRQEDIRERATEDLVERLLDVRDNLGRALEEESGDVESLREGVKLTRKEFDRVLDAEGVSEIAPEEGAEVDAQRHEVMMRVDSDQPEGTVADVYRSGYEMGGKVLRPAQVTVSEGTGDE; from the coding sequence ATGAGCAACGACGCCGAGCAGGCCGCCGACGCCGACGCGGACGCCGAGGACGCCAGCGGGGAGTCGCTGGCCGAGCGCGTCCGCGAGCACGACGAGGACCTCGGCGACGAGGTCGCGGACCTCGAAGCCCGCGTCGCGGAACTGGAGGACGACCTCTCGGAGGCGGAGGACGAAGTCGAGGACCTGACGGAGCGACTGCAGGCCAAGCAGGCGGACTTCCAGAACTACAAGCAGCGCGCGAAGCAGCGCCAGGAGGACATCAGGGAGCGCGCCACGGAAGACCTCGTGGAGCGCCTGCTGGACGTCCGGGACAACCTCGGTCGCGCGCTCGAGGAGGAGTCCGGCGACGTGGAGAGCCTCCGCGAGGGCGTGAAGCTCACGCGCAAGGAGTTCGACCGCGTGCTGGACGCGGAGGGCGTCTCCGAGATAGCGCCCGAGGAGGGCGCCGAAGTGGACGCGCAGCGCCACGAAGTGATGATGCGCGTGGACAGCGACCAGCCCGAGGGCACGGTCGCGGACGTCTACCGGTCGGGCTACGAGATGGGCGGGAAGGTGCTCCGGCCCGCGCAGGTCACGGTCAGCGAAGGCACCGGCGACGAGTAG
- a CDS encoding four-helix bundle copper-binding protein: MSLSETVSNIDGLNDEQRECIENCNEAAEICEWCADECLGDPEMEECARLCRDVADLTSLHARFMARDSQYSGDLAAVCADACEACAEECEQHDADHCQECADVLEKCAESCRSMANS, encoded by the coding sequence ATGTCCCTTTCCGAGACCGTCTCGAACATCGACGGCCTGAACGACGAGCAACGAGAGTGCATCGAGAACTGTAACGAAGCCGCCGAAATCTGCGAGTGGTGCGCCGACGAGTGCCTCGGTGACCCCGAGATGGAGGAGTGCGCGCGCCTCTGTCGGGACGTCGCCGACCTCACGTCGCTGCACGCCCGCTTCATGGCGCGCGACTCGCAGTACAGCGGCGACCTCGCGGCGGTCTGCGCGGACGCCTGCGAGGCGTGCGCCGAGGAGTGCGAGCAACACGACGCCGACCACTGCCAGGAGTGCGCCGACGTTCTCGAGAAGTGCGCCGAATCCTGCCGGAGCATGGCCAACAGCTAA
- a CDS encoding DEAD/DEAH box helicase produces the protein MTVRLGFEDGTLRVEHDGDGPPTNGVASLPGVEYDERTETGRAPAMAYADLVAYLDAREIPYEDDALHAESLAVESAYELRDYQQDALDAWTANDRRGVLELPTGSGKTVIGLKAIEAVGQSALVVVPTIDLLTQWKRELGTEFDCDIGQLGGGEQEVGPITVATYDSAYLRADDLGDRFGLVVFDEAHHLGGEEFQNIARLLAAPARLGLTATFERPDNAHEVVAELVGDVVYRLSADDLAGDHLAEYDVKRLEVPLTADERERYEAAQGTFTDYLQQSNVQLRSGSDYQELVKRSGNDPQAREALLAKQRARRIVRESDAKVQRLEGILDRHRRDRVIVFAASTDLVYRLSEKFLLPAITHETGASERRTILEKFRSGDYSRVVTANVLDEGVDVPDANVAVVFAGSGSEREFTQRLGRVLRPKEDGGRALLYELVSADTAEERVADRRR, from the coding sequence GTGACAGTCCGGCTGGGGTTCGAGGACGGCACGCTCCGCGTCGAGCACGACGGCGACGGCCCGCCCACGAACGGCGTCGCCAGCCTGCCCGGCGTCGAGTACGACGAGCGCACGGAGACGGGCCGAGCCCCCGCGATGGCGTACGCCGACCTCGTCGCGTACCTCGACGCGCGCGAAATCCCCTACGAGGACGACGCGCTCCACGCCGAATCGCTCGCCGTCGAATCGGCGTACGAACTCCGGGACTACCAGCAGGACGCCCTCGACGCGTGGACCGCCAACGACCGTCGCGGAGTACTCGAACTCCCCACCGGCTCCGGGAAGACGGTCATCGGCCTGAAGGCCATCGAGGCGGTCGGTCAGTCGGCGCTCGTCGTCGTGCCGACCATCGACCTGCTGACCCAGTGGAAGCGCGAACTCGGCACCGAGTTCGACTGCGACATCGGTCAGTTGGGGGGCGGCGAGCAAGAAGTGGGGCCGATTACGGTCGCGACCTACGACTCGGCGTACCTCCGCGCGGACGACCTCGGCGACCGGTTCGGGCTCGTCGTCTTCGACGAGGCCCATCACCTCGGCGGCGAGGAGTTCCAGAACATCGCGCGCTTGCTCGCCGCGCCCGCCCGGCTCGGCCTCACCGCGACGTTCGAGCGCCCGGACAACGCCCACGAGGTCGTCGCGGAACTGGTGGGGGACGTCGTCTACCGGCTCTCCGCGGACGACCTCGCGGGCGACCACCTCGCCGAGTACGACGTCAAGCGCCTCGAAGTCCCGCTCACCGCCGACGAGCGCGAGCGCTACGAGGCCGCGCAGGGGACGTTCACGGACTACCTCCAGCAGTCGAACGTCCAACTGCGCTCGGGCAGCGACTACCAGGAGCTCGTGAAGCGCTCGGGCAACGACCCGCAGGCGCGGGAGGCGCTGCTCGCGAAACAGCGCGCGCGCCGCATCGTCCGCGAGAGCGACGCGAAAGTCCAACGCCTCGAAGGCATTCTGGACCGGCATCGCCGCGACCGCGTCATCGTGTTCGCGGCGTCCACGGACCTCGTCTACCGGCTCTCCGAGAAATTCCTCCTGCCCGCCATCACGCACGAGACGGGCGCCAGCGAGCGCCGCACGATTCTGGAGAAGTTCCGGAGCGGCGACTACTCGCGGGTCGTCACGGCGAACGTCTTGGACGAGGGCGTGGACGTGCCGGACGCGAACGTCGCGGTGGTGTTCGCGGGCAGCGGCAGCGAGCGCGAGTTCACGCAGCGGCTCGGGCGCGTGCTCCGGCCGAAAGAAGACGGCGGGCGGGCGCTGCTGTACGAGCTCGTGAGCGCCGACACCGCGGAAGAGCGCGTCGCCGACCGCCGCCGCTAG
- a CDS encoding DUF790 family protein: MLTKDLLRVSRAGGGYQPQFAAEGDEALAARVLGTFQGHVGEERADLRESLTELEREAEDFKLVRGLAHLVERDATFEVQSAVDPRSARRAAFAAAEDVGVVHADEREEALAAAAEGFPGDVTPDDLAASLYADRETREVLTEVASRWTPASLVAQYNLSLAQTALFDATEMRVRSSDPRGLVSAVKRLGLLYEVIPVEDGEGREVVLTGPDALFQRSRRYGTRFARVLRTVAKGDDWEVEATIDDRGRERLLELSAGDFDVPDADPVTEVEYDSGVEREFAARFQSLDLDWELVREPDVLAAGDRLMVPDFAFDYAFGDERVYFEIMGFWTPEYVEKKLSQLDATDETLLVAVDASLGVGEDVQSRDHRVVEYTGSVRVKDVVDALRDLEADLVAESAADLPDELAPDADAVTLADLAASRGVSEDAIEDVAFPEHELVGRTLVRPDVLDDVAAELEAGMSKDDAEAVAESYGIDDASALFSRLGYRVEWEGLSGGTLREKD; the protein is encoded by the coding sequence GTGCTGACGAAGGACCTCCTGCGCGTGTCCCGAGCGGGCGGCGGCTACCAGCCGCAGTTCGCGGCCGAGGGCGACGAGGCGCTCGCGGCGCGCGTGCTCGGCACGTTTCAGGGGCACGTCGGCGAAGAGCGCGCGGACCTCCGCGAGTCGCTGACGGAGTTAGAGCGGGAGGCCGAGGACTTCAAGCTCGTGCGCGGGCTCGCGCACCTCGTCGAGCGCGACGCGACGTTCGAGGTGCAGTCCGCAGTCGACCCCCGCTCCGCGCGCCGCGCGGCGTTCGCGGCCGCCGAGGACGTGGGCGTCGTCCACGCGGACGAGCGGGAGGAGGCTCTCGCGGCGGCCGCCGAGGGGTTCCCCGGCGACGTGACGCCCGACGACCTCGCGGCCTCGCTGTACGCCGACCGCGAGACCCGCGAGGTCCTCACCGAGGTCGCCTCGCGCTGGACGCCCGCGTCGCTGGTCGCCCAGTACAATCTCTCCTTAGCGCAGACCGCGCTGTTCGACGCGACCGAGATGCGCGTGCGCTCCTCGGACCCCCGCGGGCTCGTCTCCGCGGTGAAGCGCCTCGGCCTGCTGTACGAGGTGATTCCCGTCGAGGACGGCGAGGGCCGCGAGGTCGTGCTCACCGGCCCGGACGCGCTGTTCCAGCGCTCGCGGCGGTACGGCACGCGGTTCGCGCGCGTCCTCCGCACGGTCGCGAAGGGCGACGACTGGGAAGTCGAGGCCACCATCGACGACCGCGGGCGCGAGCGCCTGCTGGAACTCTCCGCGGGCGACTTCGACGTCCCGGACGCCGACCCCGTGACGGAGGTGGAGTACGACAGCGGCGTCGAGCGCGAGTTCGCCGCGCGCTTCCAGTCACTCGATTTGGACTGGGAGCTCGTCCGCGAGCCGGACGTGCTCGCGGCGGGCGACCGCCTGATGGTGCCGGACTTCGCGTTCGACTACGCGTTCGGCGACGAGCGCGTCTACTTCGAGATTATGGGGTTCTGGACGCCCGAGTACGTCGAGAAGAAGCTCTCCCAACTGGACGCCACCGACGAGACGCTCCTCGTGGCCGTGGACGCGAGCCTCGGCGTCGGCGAGGACGTCCAGTCCCGCGACCACCGCGTCGTGGAGTACACGGGCTCCGTGCGCGTCAAAGACGTGGTGGACGCGCTCCGCGACCTCGAAGCCGACCTCGTCGCCGAGTCCGCCGCCGACCTCCCGGACGAACTCGCGCCCGACGCGGACGCAGTCACGCTCGCGGACCTCGCGGCGTCACGCGGCGTCAGCGAGGACGCCATCGAGGACGTGGCCTTCCCCGAACACGAACTCGTGGGACGCACGCTCGTCCGCCCCGACGTGCTGGACGACGTAGCCGCAGAACTGGAGGCAGGGATGTCGAAAGACGACGCCGAAGCGGTCGCCGAGAGCTACGGCATCGACGACGCGAGCGCGCTGTTCTCCCGGCTCGGCTACCGCGTCGAGTGGGAGGGACTGAGCGGCGGAACGCTACGCGAGAAAGACTAA
- a CDS encoding DUF7122 family protein, giving the protein MTDDDHGSDESDGGIDHFRRNRSGQFDRLPQTDADRTVKGRPTRGAVVDWWVDRFAVPEDTFDEYTFWEKGKGKVWALPYDPGEPVPVEALGLKILRTRQEHWKPTTDAVQRFGRDAEQNVIVLDEPEAKRFLAGEEQEIEWDGDWGYLVVAHDLAGGVEPIGVGLYTYGDLKSMVPKGRRRDV; this is encoded by the coding sequence GTGACTGACGACGACCACGGTTCCGACGAGAGCGACGGCGGCATCGACCACTTCCGCCGGAACAGGAGCGGCCAGTTCGACCGCCTCCCCCAGACGGACGCCGACCGGACGGTCAAAGGTCGGCCGACTCGCGGGGCCGTCGTGGACTGGTGGGTGGACCGGTTCGCCGTCCCCGAGGACACCTTCGACGAGTACACGTTCTGGGAGAAGGGCAAGGGGAAGGTCTGGGCGCTCCCCTACGACCCCGGGGAGCCGGTGCCCGTCGAGGCGCTCGGCCTGAAAATCCTGCGCACGCGACAGGAGCACTGGAAGCCCACCACGGACGCCGTCCAGCGGTTCGGCCGCGACGCCGAGCAGAACGTCATCGTGCTCGACGAGCCGGAGGCCAAGCGCTTCCTCGCCGGCGAGGAGCAGGAAATCGAGTGGGACGGCGACTGGGGCTACCTCGTCGTCGCCCACGACCTCGCGGGCGGCGTCGAACCCATCGGCGTCGGCCTCTACACGTACGGCGACCTCAAGTCGATGGTGCCGAAGGGCCGCCGCCGGGACGTTTAG
- a CDS encoding RsmB/NOP family class I SAM-dependent RNA methyltransferase — translation MDALSRYEPIIDDFEAFLDACERHLPTTVRVNSIKATRDRAVEALEAEGIDVYGRDWNSDVLGVATGKPGNTWPYVHGWIHGQEEVSAVPPAILDPQPGEVVWDSCAAPGGKTTQLAAEMNDEGLVVANDDNLGRLSALRGNCDRLGVTSAAVTNTDARRATLDPFPDVDAFDRALVDAPCTCEGTIRKNADALDGAGASASRNLAALQSDILERAIELTREGGTVVYSTCTFAPEENEAVVDSALSDGDCRLVEFDTGLESSPGITAWNDETYDDSLTKTRRYYPHQNDTGGFFAAKLEVTA, via the coding sequence ATGGACGCGCTCTCGCGATACGAGCCGATAATCGACGACTTCGAGGCGTTCCTCGACGCCTGCGAACGCCACCTCCCAACGACGGTCCGGGTCAACTCTATCAAGGCGACCCGGGACCGCGCGGTCGAGGCCCTCGAAGCCGAGGGCATCGACGTCTACGGCCGCGACTGGAACAGCGACGTGCTGGGCGTCGCCACCGGCAAGCCGGGGAACACGTGGCCCTACGTCCACGGCTGGATTCACGGCCAGGAGGAAGTGTCGGCCGTGCCGCCCGCTATTCTGGACCCGCAACCGGGGGAGGTCGTCTGGGACTCGTGTGCCGCGCCCGGCGGGAAGACCACCCAGCTCGCGGCGGAGATGAACGACGAGGGGCTGGTCGTCGCGAACGACGACAACCTCGGCCGCCTCTCCGCGCTGCGCGGGAACTGCGACCGCCTCGGCGTCACGAGCGCCGCGGTGACGAACACGGACGCGCGCCGCGCGACACTCGACCCGTTTCCGGACGTGGACGCTTTCGACCGCGCGCTCGTCGACGCGCCCTGCACCTGCGAGGGCACCATCCGCAAGAACGCCGACGCCCTCGACGGCGCAGGAGCGAGCGCGAGCCGGAACCTCGCGGCGCTCCAGTCGGACATCCTCGAACGCGCCATCGAACTCACTCGCGAGGGCGGGACCGTGGTGTACTCCACGTGCACGTTCGCCCCCGAGGAGAACGAGGCCGTCGTCGACAGCGCCCTCTCCGACGGCGACTGTCGGCTCGTGGAGTTCGACACCGGCCTCGAATCCTCGCCCGGAATCACGGCGTGGAACGACGAGACGTACGACGACTCGCTGACGAAGACGCGCCGCTACTACCCCCACCAGAACGACACGGGCGGGTTCTTCGCCGCGAAACTGGAGGTGACGGCGTGA
- a CDS encoding proteasome assembly chaperone family protein gives MASIRTKTELDLDSPTLVEGLPGVGLVGKIATDHLVDAFEMEYVASVDCQNIPRVSVYEADARDVLPPVRLYADEQRDLLALQSDVPLARDTGGEFADCVTEWVADNDATPLYLSGLPMQNLDRSTAPEVFGIASGDAAARLDAHDIDTPPERGLVSGPTGALINRAAESGTDAVGLVVESDPQFPDPAAAKQLIDDAIEPLAGVDVPTEKLVEEAEEIREQKKRLAQRMQEAEENESTQARPMRMFQ, from the coding sequence ATGGCGAGCATTCGCACCAAAACCGAGCTCGACCTCGACAGTCCGACGCTCGTCGAGGGACTGCCGGGCGTCGGCCTCGTCGGCAAAATCGCCACCGACCACCTCGTCGACGCCTTCGAGATGGAGTACGTCGCGAGCGTGGACTGTCAGAACATCCCCCGCGTCTCCGTCTACGAGGCGGACGCCCGCGACGTCCTCCCGCCCGTCCGGCTGTACGCCGACGAGCAGCGGGACCTGCTCGCGCTCCAGTCGGACGTGCCGCTGGCCCGCGACACCGGCGGCGAGTTCGCGGACTGCGTCACCGAGTGGGTCGCGGACAACGACGCCACGCCGCTGTACCTCAGCGGCCTCCCGATGCAGAACCTCGACCGCTCGACCGCCCCCGAGGTGTTCGGCATCGCCAGTGGCGACGCCGCGGCCCGCCTCGACGCCCACGATATCGACACGCCGCCCGAGCGCGGCCTCGTCAGCGGTCCGACGGGCGCGCTCATCAACCGGGCGGCCGAGAGCGGCACCGACGCCGTCGGCCTCGTCGTGGAGTCCGACCCGCAGTTCCCCGACCCCGCGGCCGCGAAGCAGCTCATCGACGACGCCATCGAGCCGCTGGCCGGCGTCGACGTCCCCACGGAGAAGCTCGTCGAGGAAGCCGAGGAGATTCGCGAGCAGAAGAAGCGCCTCGCCCAGCGCATGCAGGAAGCCGAAGAGAACGAGTCCACGCAGGCGCGCCCGATGCGGATGTTCCAGTAG